The nucleotide sequence GCTGAAAGCATCCCGAATCACAGTATCGAGTTCAACATATTGCGTTTCTTCTCCAGGGTTAGAGTCAGCCACTAATTCATGCCCAGGAGGTACAGTCATATCAATGCGGACTCGGTAAGGAGAACCGCTGCGAGGGCGATCGTGGATTTTTTCTACAGCAATATGGCAACTGCTAATGTGGTCACAAACTTCTTCTAATTTGGCAACCTTTTCATGAATGAGAGCATCGATCGCGGCTGTTTTCTCAACATCACGATAGGTGACTTCTAAAGGAACTTTCATATTGGTCTCTCCAATGATTAGGCACTTCAGGCTTGGAGTAGAAATTGAAGCCCTCCTGAATAGGGGAGGACTTCAATTTCTACTAAAACCAGAAATACTCGGAAATGAAGCTATGACCTCAGACAACCCCGCACTACTTCCACAACGGTATGCGTGGAGCTAGCTAAATTATTTCGGTCAAAGCCGCTGAAGTCAGAGCTAAAGCTGGATTTGAAATACTGCTTTCGATCATGCTATGCGGCGATCGCTGCGGCGGATTCTATCGCAATACAGAAATCAAAACTCAGTTGTGCCTCTAACGGCTTAGGCAGCTTGACTGAGGCGGTTATGGGGTCAAGTGCTAACCTGAGACTGACTAACCCCCAACGGGCGATCGCGTTCTGCCAGTACCCGCTTCAAATTCTACCTACAGCAAGGTCAGGCTGTGCTGCTCCAGCCAGTCAAAGATTTGATCTAATTGGGTTAAAGTGACTAAACCGTATTGCCAAAGCACCATTGGCAACAGGCTAGGAGATTCTGAGTGTTGCCAAGCTAGCATGACGGCAGCAGCAGGAATCGCCAAATCCTCTTGCAAAAATCGCATGAATGATTGATTTCTAACTTCCATCGTCCTCACCCTGTAGTTGGTTTGCAGTTACATCTCTGCCGACAACTCGTTTACAACCTGCACTCGACGTTGTTTCAAAGCATGAAGTAAACGGTCAATCGTGCATTGCTCCTCTGCGCTCATGTCGTTGCTTAGGAGGGCTGCCAGGATGCCATAGCGATCGGCTAAGGTGATCTTGCCAGAGCTGCTGACTTGAGCAAATAGTTCGGAGAGAGCAGAGGGCAAGAGGTTAACAGGAGGCATCGTGACGTTCAGGAACTCGCTACTGTTAATATCCAATTTTTCTCAGCCCATTCCAGTGATAGACCAAGCTCAGCCTTGTGATAGTTAGCCTGTGATCAGGTGACGAGCATCACGCGATTGCTAACCTCTAACATTTCAGCTCTCTGGAGCTACGCTTAAGTCATAAGCTTGCTCTGAGCTATTCCCCCAAAAACCAGTATCTTAACCATGATGGAATGAACGAGCTACGGCTATACTGCCGCTCCATCAAAGAGTCAAAAACGGTTTGATTGAGATAGCAATAATTCGAAGAATAGGAAGACCAAAGATTACCATCCTCAAACATCACAATTGCAGGCAGGTATCCTTGTGGCGCTGTTGGAAAATATTTGAGGTCAGTGTAATATAGCCGCCCATCCTCAAAGGACCAGCCGACGCAATCGATAAAAGCAGCATAAGCACGTTCGTTCGTCCAAGAACCCTCTTTCGGAGGATAAATGTTCAAGATCTTTTTCCAAATACGCTGCTGCACACTAAAACCAAAGCGTCCTTTACTATACTTAAGCCATAACTTATTGATTATCTTGAGATCTCCTGGGGGAATTTCTTCTACCGTAAGAGTAGGTATATAAGTCTGGTAAGGCATCAAGCTATAAATAAACCTTGCTGTTTCCTCATCAGCCTCTTTCCATTGTCCAGCTTCAAGTAGATCATGCAATCTTTTATACTTGCCTTCTACTACAAAGATCGAGTTATTGCCTGTGTTTGTAGGAACTTCATCGGCAAGTTGAACTAGCTTCTCAGCGATTTCTTCTACATCAGTAGTAGAGTAGCCTAACGACTTCTTCCATCTGAAAAGATTTTTTCGAAATTTAGGGTTCCTATAACCTTCAGTTTTCAATTCTTGAGTAACTCGCTCCTCAGCTTCTTCTTTAGAGTAGTCTTGTGTTCGAAGCCGATTCAAAATCTCCTGAATTTGAGTAGTGAAATCAGATAAATCCTGACCTACATATATTTGATTTCCTTGTATATTGATGTAATCGCCGCCGATGAACTCATTGTAGTTTCCTTCACCTACATTAATAGTTCTATACTGCTCTTTATCACTTTTTTGAGAGAAATGATTTTGGAGACTTTTAGGATCAAGTTTTGAGCTTAAAAAACACAAAAAGCATCCTAGTCCAGACAACAAAATTCCTAGCAAGAATCCGGTTGACGTTGTTTGGCAAGCAATTAAAAAGCCAATTGCAATGAGAAACAAACCAGCAAGATAGTATCTCCAGTGAATTGGAATTCTGGAGGCTAGTGC is from Trichocoleus sp. FACHB-46 and encodes:
- a CDS encoding DUF2949 domain-containing protein, which codes for MRFLQEDLAIPAAAVMLAWQHSESPSLLPMVLWQYGLVTLTQLDQIFDWLEQHSLTLL
- a CDS encoding GUN4 domain-containing protein — translated: MKERKTAIVKQVIALASRIPIHWRYYLAGLFLIAIGFLIACQTTSTGFLLGILLSGLGCFLCFLSSKLDPKSLQNHFSQKSDKEQYRTINVGEGNYNEFIGGDYINIQGNQIYVGQDLSDFTTQIQEILNRLRTQDYSKEEAEERVTQELKTEGYRNPKFRKNLFRWKKSLGYSTTDVEEIAEKLVQLADEVPTNTGNNSIFVVEGKYKRLHDLLEAGQWKEADEETARFIYSLMPYQTYIPTLTVEEIPPGDLKIINKLWLKYSKGRFGFSVQQRIWKKILNIYPPKEGSWTNERAYAAFIDCVGWSFEDGRLYYTDLKYFPTAPQGYLPAIVMFEDGNLWSSYSSNYCYLNQTVFDSLMERQYSRSSFIPSWLRYWFLGE